From Mugil cephalus isolate CIBA_MC_2020 chromosome 4, CIBA_Mcephalus_1.1, whole genome shotgun sequence:
TTCTCTCGgcctgcttttttaaaaacgCAAGCGTGTACTATTCTAAACCGTCCTCACCGCCTCTTTATCCTTCTCCAGCTATTTTGCTTTCTCTCTTGTTCTGATGCCACAGCCGTGCAGACACCTTTCCCTCCTGCTGACTCAGTAGCCAGCCTCAGGCGCTGTGGGCTCGGGGTGTTGGTGGCGGgtaggaggaaggggagggggtgggggaaGTGCGAGGCTCCCACATCAGGCCCACCAGCCTATCACATGCGAGGGAAAAGAGCTGGCTAATCGTTTCTACAATGGCACCCTGCACACTGTcacacagcaccacaaaccGCTCTCCTAGCCAACACTTCTACTGTATTATTCCACTGTTGCTTAGAAATCCACATGTGATGTATGTGCAGACGCACAGCCGCGCACAAAGACACGTTTGAGAAAACCACACCTAGTAAAAGACTTCAGTGTGCGCGGCGTGAGGTACATGCAAATGTACGTTTTCGCAAAAACCCTGCTCTTAATTTTCTCTAGTGTTGTGCAAACGTGTTTACACATACAAAATTAATTACTCTAAACGTTAAATTATTTTGTCCTCTAcacatttttaaccttttacCTCATTATGAAATGTACAGTTGACATTGTGTAACTTAAAATAATACTgacttgtacaaaaaaaatgtattgaacaACGCATTTAATTAAAGTAACTGAATTATTTTTCCCCATGTAAATTGGTGGCGAGTTGTATTTTTCGAACCGTCATCTGAGCAGGTTTACTGTTAATGAATACGTTTACAATAAAGGGAACCACCAATACGGAAGATTTCAAAATTTAGCTGTGTCTATAAATGTAGCCTCAAGCCATATATGACACCCCCGGTTAATTACAGATTCCCAGCTGCAGTACAATACTGAAGAGCATTATTTAGAGCCGTAATCATATGGTTATTTTCTCCTGTGTCACTGACGTTCTCAAAAACCTACATCGCAGACTCCCGGCGCAGCGGGTCGACCTTCAGGGCTCTGGCCTGTTTTTTAGGAGGAAAGTTCTTTTGCACCTGTGGTGTGACTTTAGAGCTGCTTTCCCTCAACAGAGGGGACGGGGTCACAACTGTCAGGGGTCACAACATGAAAAGAGAACCTGGTTTCCAGGCTAAGGCGAGGCGCCATTAACCGAGCCACCTGCCCGGCTAAACTCTCGCGAAGGAGAGAACCATGACAAAGTCTCCTCcgactgtaataaaaaaaaaaaaaaaaagaaaagaaggtaTTTTGCACACAGGGCATCACAAAGGTTATAAACTGGATTTACAATGTGACCACTTATCACACATTATCACGCTGGCCTTGGAACTATTACGGTCGTCCAAATATTATTCTAGTCTCGAGCCGAGAGTGATCTGTGTTCAGGAAATTTGCTTgaggattttaaaaaaacatcatgtgaacaaaaaggaaaaaaaaaaaaccttcggAGTCGGCCAAAGGAGCGCGGAACagtgtgctgtggttgttgtttctctcttcctctgttaaTGAATGCAGAGGTGATCTGTTTGTCTGAGGAAGAGAGCAGAGGGGAAGCCTGATTTCCACTCCATTTTATCTGTGCCCAACAGCCCCTGCCAGTTAGCCCCATGTGCTTTCACATGCTGGGGTCCCACAGGAAGCAGCACTCCACGAAGGGCAAAGGTCAGGGAAGGAGAGAGCGCCACTCGTCCTTTCATTCACCACTGAACTTACTGATAAACAACACCGTGATTGCCCCTCTTCTAGATTTCATAACGCAATTAAAGTGGCCTTCTTAAAACGTACACCATGCGTCTGggtgatttttaaattttattggATCATAATGTAATTATGGAGGACGACTTTATAGAAGTGACAATATTTCTTTGCTTAAGTAGTAATTATAACTACACTGTGCACGAATAAATCCATTTGCTTTTGTATTTATGCACCCTATGGACTAACTAACACACCACTGTACCCTAGCTTTTACATATTACGTTGGATTTACCTCGTTTAATTTGGCTggacaaataaaagcatttgtCTCCTTTTCGACTGAGTATACGATTCTTAAAAAATGTTGGACTAAACCCCAACTACAACTAACTAccaaggtttaaaaaaaaaaaaaaaaaaaaaagcactgcatGTTAAGCATATGTTTCACTGTATGGGCAGTTTTTGCGCAGGATAGCACTTTGTCAGCAGATCAGACACATGTTTAAAAAGTCACAATAGATTTATTGATCcttgttaaatgaaaaaaacatgagatggaaaaacaatttgcatatttttttttttttgcataattgtATATtatcttaaaaagaaaagcaaataaggAACACATCTGTCCAGCAGAATCaactacataaaaataaaacacaagtggaATTGCTAGCATCAttcttttcagtgtgttttctattttaaggaAGCATGaacacaaaatataatttcagcTACAGAAAACTAAGCAAAGCAGAATCACCAAAATGAGAGTAGAGCAGTAACTGAATAAAAGGATTAAAGTTGTGTACTCATAAAAGCAAATATCCTCAAGTGTGTCCTTTCAGATAAAATACAGATATGcttgtataaaataaaaacatctcatACATGTCCTGCATGCATgcttcattgcattttttttccattcgtAAATTGTTCTATCTATTACAATTATTTGAGTCGAGTCCTTATGCCCGGGACTATTTGAAACTCCGTGGGGTTGTGTGTTAAATAGCAAGGCGAGCATGAATGCCTCCACATGGAAAAGAACCAGTCCTGTAGAAAATCAACAAACTCACATCAAGTACTCGGGCGAGGAAGGGTTGTCACTGGTGGACCCAGTTTCGTGGTAACAGTTTGCACCGGACAATTTCTCGCATTTAAGTTTGTAGGCGTCCCTCTCCCGCATCAGTCTGTTGAGTTCGTGTTTCAGCTGCTCGACCTGTGACACCAGGCTCGTCTTTTCGTGctctaaaatgtgtttctgctggACGCGCTTGTAGCGGCAGGACTGCGCGTAACCTCTGTTTTTCAGGGTCCGCCGCTTCTGCTTCAGGCGCATCACTTCGTCCTTGCTTAGGCCTCTGAGAAGCCGGTTGAGCTCCCTCACGGACATGGACACCAGCTGGTCGTCGGAGAAGTGCATGTCGGCGTTGGATCGCCGGTCGTGGcggctgtgctgctgctggaggtggtGGTGCGCGCCGGCGACCTGCTCCGGGGACTGAGGCGACGAGCCTCCCATGTCGTCTTTCAGATAGGAGTCTTGGCAGTGGCTGTTGGGGATACCTTGCATGTCGGGGTGACCCGGAAGGCCCGGGTAGTGCTGAACAGGTTCACCCAGGTGCCCGTACCCTTCGTAGTCTGACTGGAAAGGTGGCGGGTGGTGGCCGTGGGGCGCAGATGGGTGTCCCTGCTGCGCCGTGGCTCCGATGAGGGCCTCCACTGCGTCTTCGGGTGTCAGGCCAAACGCTTGTGGGTACATTTGCTGAGGGTAGCCTACGTTGCCGGAGACCCAGAACTGCTCGCCACCGGGATTATTTCTCTGCTCGTTCGGATTGAGATTTGGCGACGAGGGTACCGAGTTGCAAGGTGTGCTGCCAGGGGTGGAGGAGACGGAGTCTGGTCTCTGGAGCTGGCTGCAGAGACCGGTGAAGGAGCGATCCAGCCCCTGCATCGTCTCTTTCTTGACGCCGAACTTCATCAAGTCAAAGTCGTTCACGAAATCCATGGAGCTTTTCTGCAAATGCGAGTGCGCCTCGGCGGTCATATTAAACGGCAAGCTGGTCTCTTCAAAGAGCTCCAAATGTCCACTGATATTTCATGCAGTCAATAAAATCGCActcacttggaaaaaaaaacctggaagtACTTCCAAACTTTGATGTCAGCTcacaaggggggaaaaaatcacacacttggaaaaaaaaattctgcaaaACGACCTGCCACTTTTCAAACTCTTTAGCTACAGGGTTGCGATTCTGCACCGTGCAGCTTGTTTGGCTTCGGGAGCCACAAACTAAAAGTGCGCTGCTGCCAAAGGACTGGACACACTTCTGCCTGTTCAGGAGAAGCGCACTTTCTTCATAGCGCTGCATTGGCATGATGTCACGCCTCCAGACTACACCTCCACGCTGCTCTCCAATCGAAACACACTCAAGAGGACTATTTGCATAAAAGCTGCTATGAGTCGCCCCCACCACACCCCACCCCGAGCTATCCGTGACAACCATTTGACCAAAACCTATACACGTCTGCACAGCGGCACGTATTCCcctctgaaaacatttttttttagccgttTGAATTTTCTTCTATTTACATTCAGCCCGATGTACCCCACTTCACTTTAagatttagtgtgtgtgtgtgtgtatacacatatatatacataaatatagaCATAGACTTGTTTAGTATCAATAAACACATGGGGAAACTAAACTATTTGCGTATTTCAGATGTATATTGATATACCTGAAACCACGTAAAGGCATTAACTTTTAGCATTAACTTGGTGAATATTGGTTTTTAATAAGTGCTGAATTGGTGattgtttattaattaacacaGCCTAATATCACACAAACGACAAAAAGGCTGCAAAACTATTCATCTACTCATATTCTGTGGCGCTCCTTGTTTGGTACACAGGTAAATAGTGACACCTTGTGGCCAATGTACTCACACTGCAGGAGTCACATCATTACCCAGGGTTCGTGTTTTATAGGTGAATGTACAATTGCGACTTTATTCCCAGTTACATAAGTcaacagtttttgttgttttggttgattttgtttttgggaCTTGGGGTTTCCCAAGTTACTCAACTATGAATGATCAGTCTGTAGGGTTGTGAAATGCGGATACATAGTTTATATGAAATTTCTCTGAAGCTAGATTCGATCCGGTAACAGGTCAGCATCAACTCTGACACAGTGAACCACTGGGTGTCCAGAAGTGGTGCAACAGCACAGGACATCGAAGGGTTAAGCAATGTCCCTGTCCTAAAGTGACTCTGTTCATGCAGCGCTCACCCCAAAGACAGTGAAAGCTTCACTGGCAAGATAAGAGGACTCAAGCCAAAATCAACAGAAATCGCCATCCGAGAACAGTCAGGCATTGTTTCAGTTCGTTTTATTTGCGGGACACAGAGTGACTGAGCAGGGATTTCTCAGAGACACATGATAGGATTTATGACAGTAGAGGGAGGGCGATGGCATGTGGTATAGCCACTGCTGGTGCTAGGATGCTAACAGCCAACGTGATACATACCCAAAAATAATCAAGACAAAGATTTACACATCATCAACAGCCTCACTTTTATAGAATACATGATATGAAACGCTTACAATCTCCACcattcacacagctgctttacaGCTATAAATAAAGGTCATTTGAGGTCTGCTCAGCGGCACGGGTTTGCTAGAGGATCCAACTTGCAGGAAGAGCTGCCTGGGAGGAAGAACTCTATTATCTCCCAGGGGCCAGTTTGCACGACATGTATCATCATCCACTACAAACTGCTACTGTACTGCTACTAGCACGTTTTTCTAGTTTTATGTTGCCATTCGATTCCCTTTATAATGTGACCTAATTCAGGTTTATCAAATGCTAATTGGCTGACACACAACCTCCTGTCTCTTTGGAAAATGACCCCAGATATTcctacttttctttccttttcccttttcgtTCTGCcgatattaaaataatcaaaaattcATTCAATTCATCCAACAGAACAACTAATGAGAGTGTAAGTATAAGTAAAGAAGCACATTAAAGCGCGAGTGTCTCTgtcactctttctttctgtataCACAACATTTATCCCACATGGCTGGGAGGGCCTGTGTGTTTCAATGACTATTTTGTAAACACATTAAGGGGCCATAACTAAGAGTGAGCTTCACTTACTTTCTGAGTCCGCAGATAACAAACATGGAGCGAACAAATAGCGTTAGGAGAAAAACGATGGCTCGACAGCATAAGACTGAGGTCATGATCGCGGGAGAACAGCTCAGGTACGAAGGAACCGGGTGTGAGGTGGTGGGAAATGACTGTTGGCGTAGAACATGCTTAATGTCAGGCACGTGAGTAATGTGAAACTTTAAGGCTTATGGCTGGTTTGGACACTACTTCAAGGTTGAGGCTTCACGATGGGAAGTTAATTAAGGAGAGACGCTACCACCTGCGCACCTATCCGAACTGCTTTGTGGCACAGGAGCTTATCGATTGGCTCGTGAGCCACAAGGAAGCCGCAGATCGAGTGACTGCTGTGTGTCTCATGCAGCACCTCATGGACCACGACATTGTTCACCACGGTAAGAAGCAAGGCACCAAGGAGAGCAACCGGCaagagactgaaaacaaaaagtggCACTGTAGCTTTTAGGACTCATTTTAAACtacatgctgcatttttttttattatttattttttttagtctgtgACAAGAGGCTTGTTTTCAAGGATGCCAAACTGCTGTACCGTTTCCGCAAAGATGATGGCACATTTCCCTTCAACAGAGAGGTGAAAATCTTCATGCGAGGACAGCGGCTGTATGAACAGTAAGAGCTGTTGTGTTCACACTGGAAGTCTGTTGACTGTCAATTATACTGTAACATgaccaataaacacacacagacgtaatataaataacaaataaccgAATGGTCCCACATGTTTCTTTGAGTTACGTGCAATGTATGAGAAACCTGATCTGTGGTTTTCACCTTCAGTCTCATTGCGGACAAGAACTCCATCCTACAGCTGAGAGAGGAGCACGGTGTGACATATCAGCGCTCCTTCCCCGGCTGCCAGTTCATTGACTGGCTCCTTCAGAACGGCGAGGCGGAGAGCAGGCGTCGGGGACTCGAGCTGTGCCGTGCGTTGCAGGAACATGGCATCATTCAGCACGGTGAGAGGAGCCCTCGTTTGCCCTTTCGCGTAACCCTTTTAGTGACTACCAGCAGCAGACGGCCACCCGGGACTTTTGCAATCGGGAGCAAATGCACTTCAATCTAAAACACGTTCCACTCTTGTTTTATGCTCTCTCCCACCATTAGTGGCAAAAAAGCATGATTTCTTCGACAGCGGCCTACTCTATCAGTTCTGCATCAACTTTCGGCGGCGCAGACGTCTTTCTGAGCTGTTAAATGAAAGTGAGCAAGGCAATGATGAGAGCGTGGTGGCACCAGCACAAGATGACAACCACCCCGACAGTCCATTCGTTCTGCGCAAAACCCCACACCAGGAGAACAACGCTGCTTTCCAGTCCGGTAATTGCGGTCTGCAACTTTCGCTTGCAGTTTTTGTGTGAATACTTATAACTGAATAATAACTTTGCCACCGGTCTAATAACAGTGGGCTCTAGTCAAGACCTGAAACAAGTTACCAGTGGACGTCGAGGCAGCTTGAATTCCCTTCAGCTTCACTCTGCTGGATTTCCACCTCTTCAAATTACCTCAACCTCAGTGGTGAGATTCAATCCGAAATCAGGCGAGTTAATAATCTGACaaatttttcaaaatgtcaatAAAGCTTTTGTGTGTATTAGTCCTCGGGCCTACTTGTATAATATATGTTAAATTACAATTTATTGGTTTTACAGTCCTTAAAAGAAATGTAACGTGTGAAGAGTTACTGGCACCTGGTGCGCCCTTCATCAAAAGAGTGTTGACGGTGAGTTATGAAAATGCTGGACTGATTAACCTAACATATATGTCCTCGCTAACATTTAACAGTATGGATTCAGTGTAACCTGACAGTCACAGACGGTGTGAAAGTAGCTCACATTAGAAACAAGCTCTGCACATTACGTTTTAattgtaaacaaaataaatgaaatcctTAAGTTATCTCACCGTGATCCAAGGTGATTGGAGACGCCCTGGGCTGGGGCTTTGTCGTCAGAGGATGTCGTCCCTGTTATGTGCAGGCAGTTGACCCTGGGAGCCCCGCAGCAGCCGCCGGAGTTAAGGTTTCACAGATTTAAATCCGATGTTGtaaacatcaacatttttaaCACCTACAAGCAAATACACCTGATATATGCCATACTTCTCTTTAGGTGCAGCAGTTTGTGTGCCAGGTGAATGGACAGTGTGTGCTTTACCTGAACTACAAGACCGTCTCCAGACTAGTGATGACTGGACCTCGCACAGTTGTGCTGGAAGTTATGGAGCCACtagaatgaaaacataataaagTCAAATTGTTGTTTTGAGCACTGTTGTATTTGCTAGAGTTGAATATaagttattttaagttatttgcATTATATAATATGACCAGAGATCATGTGCTctgtagaaaacaaaagatggaTCCCACATGGTAAATTGTACCTAGGTTGTTTATATAAGTTATTGATTGCAACAAGAGTAAGAAGGCTAATGTGCAAAGGCACATAGcctgatgtgttttcattcatttgatttccatttgaACAATAAACTGTAGTGTTTCATCACTGGAAATAAATGGTTATTTTGATCACAATGAACCCAAACTTAGGGTCATTCCCGCCGCTGTCCTGCCACTGCTGCTCCCTACAACCACTTCCGTCTTTTTGTGGTCGCCATTTTGGATTGAGAGCTGTTCACTTTGAATATATAGCGTTAGCTCGCAAGAAGCTGGCCTGGCCACCGGTGCACAGTACAGAGACACCCCGAGGGCTCTAGGTGGTCCTGGCATTCACCACTGTCTGGGTGTGCTGCTTACATGAACTGTACACCACTGTGTTCAGTCCCTCCCCCGCAAAGCTAGCAGCTGCTGCTACGAAGAAGAAGCAGATGTGCCAGCTAGCTGGCTAGTTAGTTAGCTTAGCTGGTTAGCTGGGAGTGGGTGAGCATCAGGACGCACCGGA
This genomic window contains:
- the mafbb gene encoding v-maf avian musculoaponeurotic fibrosarcoma oncogene homolog Bb yields the protein MTAEAHSHLQKSSMDFVNDFDLMKFGVKKETMQGLDRSFTGLCSQLQRPDSVSSTPGSTPCNSVPSSPNLNPNEQRNNPGGEQFWVSGNVGYPQQMYPQAFGLTPEDAVEALIGATAQQGHPSAPHGHHPPPFQSDYEGYGHLGEPVQHYPGLPGHPDMQGIPNSHCQDSYLKDDMGGSSPQSPEQVAGAHHHLQQQHSRHDRRSNADMHFSDDQLVSMSVRELNRLLRGLSKDEVMRLKQKRRTLKNRGYAQSCRYKRVQQKHILEHEKTSLVSQVEQLKHELNRLMRERDAYKLKCEKLSGANCYHETGSTSDNPSSPEYLM
- the si:dkeyp-97e7.9 gene encoding DEP domain-containing mTOR-interacting protein; the encoded protein is MERTNSVRRKTMARQHKTEVMIAGEQLRLRLHDGKLIKERRYHLRTYPNCFVAQELIDWLVSHKEAADRVTAVCLMQHLMDHDIVHHVCDKRLVFKDAKLLYRFRKDDGTFPFNREVKIFMRGQRLYEHLIADKNSILQLREEHGVTYQRSFPGCQFIDWLLQNGEAESRRRGLELCRALQEHGIIQHVAKKHDFFDSGLLYQFCINFRRRRRLSELLNESEQGNDESVVAPAQDDNHPDSPFVLRKTPHQENNAAFQSVGSSQDLKQVTSGRRGSLNSLQLHSAGFPPLQITSTSVVRFNPKSVLKRNVTCEELLAPGAPFIKRVLTVIGDALGWGFVVRGCRPCYVQAVDPGSPAAAAGVKVQQFVCQVNGQCVLYLNYKTVSRLVMTGPRTVVLEVMEPLE